From Selenomonas ruminantium AC2024, a single genomic window includes:
- a CDS encoding multidrug effflux MFS transporter: MAMPKGTQLWLTVFLGLMTAMAPLATDMYLPALPTVQIDMGISASLAQMTLTMTMLGMALGQIFAGPVSDRYGRKWPLAAGMVIFTLSTVGCVWAQDIMLFLFFRFVSGFAGASGIVIAKAIARDVCEGPELTKFFAMLMMVNGLAPIIAPVIGGQILLFTSWRGVFVLLVAVGLFQLIATLIYKETLPTDKRLKGLQESFAKFPLLLKNRYFLGHCLAQCFVFGAFFSYLAGSSFVFQNIFHVSPQMFSLIFGGIGAGLLLAGALPARLAGRVEDVKMLQVSLIVPLVGSVLLLLAFSAGAGMAIILPVLFLTITPLSVMGAASFSLALSRQGKNAGSASALIGFFSMILGGCMMPLVGIAGDNTAIPMCVIMICGYGLGYLVFRLMIAPEHRA; encoded by the coding sequence ATGGCGATGCCTAAAGGAACACAGCTTTGGCTCACGGTGTTTTTGGGGTTGATGACGGCTATGGCTCCGCTGGCTACGGATATGTACCTGCCAGCTCTGCCGACGGTGCAGATTGATATGGGCATTTCGGCATCTCTGGCGCAGATGACCCTGACCATGACCATGCTGGGGATGGCTTTGGGACAGATTTTTGCGGGGCCGGTCAGTGACCGCTATGGGCGGAAATGGCCCTTGGCGGCAGGCATGGTGATTTTCACCCTGTCCACCGTGGGATGTGTCTGGGCGCAGGACATCATGCTCTTTCTGTTCTTCCGTTTTGTGTCGGGCTTTGCCGGGGCCAGCGGTATCGTGATTGCCAAGGCCATTGCCCGGGATGTTTGTGAGGGGCCGGAGCTGACGAAGTTTTTTGCTATGCTCATGATGGTCAATGGTCTGGCACCGATTATTGCGCCGGTAATCGGCGGGCAGATTCTGCTCTTTACCAGCTGGCGTGGCGTATTTGTGCTTCTGGTAGCCGTGGGGCTTTTCCAGCTGATAGCGACGCTTATCTATAAGGAAACTTTGCCTACCGATAAGCGGCTCAAGGGGCTGCAGGAATCCTTTGCCAAGTTTCCCCTGCTGCTCAAAAATCGTTATTTTCTGGGGCATTGTCTGGCGCAATGTTTTGTGTTTGGCGCGTTCTTTTCTTATCTGGCGGGGTCATCCTTTGTATTTCAGAATATCTTTCATGTCTCGCCGCAGATGTTCAGCCTGATTTTCGGCGGCATCGGGGCCGGGCTGCTGCTGGCAGGCGCATTGCCGGCACGATTGGCCGGACGGGTGGAAGATGTGAAGATGCTGCAGGTATCCTTAATCGTGCCCTTGGTGGGTTCTGTATTGCTGCTACTGGCTTTTTCGGCGGGGGCAGGCATGGCGATTATCCTGCCGGTGCTCTTTCTGACCATTACGCCGCTTTCGGTGATGGGAGCTGCGAGTTTTTCCCTGGCCCTGTCAAGGCAGGGAAAAAATGCCGGCAGTGCCAGCGCCTTAATCGGTTTCTTTTCCATGATTCTCGGCGGCTGTATGATGCCTTTGGTGGGCAT
- a CDS encoding glycoside hydrolase family 13 protein: MNKLKWWQKTNVYQVYPKSFLDTTGSGTGDIKGITAKLDYLKTLGVGAIWLTPVYPSPMVDNGYDIADFTGIDPSYGTMADMEKLIAEGRKRDIRMVMDLVYNHSSDKHPWFIDSASSRESEHSDWYIWRDAKPDGSAPTNWRSIFGGSAWTWCEARQQYYLHTFAEAQPDLNWENPAVRQALYDAANFWLDKGVGGFRIDAIVYIKKPAVFADGKPDSDDGMVNIHSMIANTPGILDYLHEFKEKVFKGHDIFTVAEANGVAPEDLDKWVGEKGAFDMLFEFSHVNLEFPDGELWSHATGYTPKVITGLKQALTASQQATAKNGWYPVFFENHDQPRCTAHYFPADADKKLAAKAIATVLLTMRGTPFIYEGQELGLDNVAWNNINDYNDISSKGQYFLALEEGRSPAEAMELVHRYSRDNARTPMQWTKEKNAGFSTGKPWLPVHEDYARQCVESEAQEADSVLSYYRQLAALRQTGEVAGVLQQGTYTELLRENPAILAFMRHFGNREVYTLVNFTGREQAYVLPELQEARLLLESVPGSRKGMLRPYEAVLYIKETGEGL, encoded by the coding sequence ATGAATAAGCTAAAATGGTGGCAGAAAACAAATGTATATCAGGTCTACCCTAAGAGTTTTCTCGATACCACAGGCAGTGGCACGGGGGATATCAAAGGTATTACAGCAAAATTGGACTATCTGAAAACCTTGGGTGTTGGGGCAATATGGCTGACGCCGGTATATCCCTCTCCCATGGTGGATAATGGCTATGATATTGCCGATTTCACCGGCATTGACCCTTCCTATGGCACGATGGCGGATATGGAAAAGCTGATTGCCGAGGGCAGGAAGCGGGATATCCGCATGGTGATGGATTTGGTTTATAACCATTCCTCTGACAAGCATCCGTGGTTTATCGACTCGGCAAGCTCACGGGAGAGTGAACATAGTGACTGGTATATCTGGCGGGATGCCAAACCGGATGGCTCGGCGCCCACGAACTGGCGCTCCATCTTCGGTGGCAGTGCCTGGACCTGGTGTGAAGCCCGCCAGCAGTATTATCTGCATACTTTTGCTGAGGCACAGCCGGATTTGAACTGGGAAAATCCCGCTGTGCGGCAGGCGCTCTATGATGCAGCCAATTTCTGGCTGGACAAGGGCGTGGGCGGTTTCCGCATTGACGCCATTGTCTATATCAAAAAGCCTGCCGTGTTTGCAGATGGCAAGCCGGATAGTGATGACGGCATGGTTAATATCCATTCCATGATTGCCAACACGCCGGGGATTCTGGATTATCTCCATGAGTTCAAGGAAAAGGTCTTTAAGGGCCACGATATTTTCACGGTGGCCGAGGCCAATGGTGTCGCTCCGGAGGATTTGGATAAATGGGTGGGCGAAAAAGGCGCCTTCGATATGCTCTTTGAGTTCTCCCATGTCAATCTGGAATTCCCTGATGGGGAGCTATGGAGTCATGCTACGGGCTATACGCCCAAGGTTATCACGGGATTAAAACAGGCGCTTACGGCAAGTCAGCAGGCTACGGCTAAGAACGGCTGGTACCCTGTCTTCTTTGAAAATCACGACCAGCCACGCTGCACGGCGCATTATTTCCCCGCAGATGCGGATAAGAAATTGGCGGCCAAGGCCATAGCTACCGTGCTGCTGACCATGAGAGGAACCCCCTTTATCTATGAAGGGCAGGAACTGGGGCTGGATAACGTAGCCTGGAACAACATCAACGATTACAATGATATCTCATCCAAGGGGCAGTATTTCCTGGCTTTGGAGGAGGGGCGGAGTCCGGCAGAGGCGATGGAACTGGTACATCGCTATAGCCGGGATAATGCCCGCACGCCCATGCAGTGGACAAAGGAGAAAAATGCCGGCTTTAGCACAGGCAAGCCATGGCTGCCCGTTCATGAAGATTATGCCCGACAGTGTGTGGAAAGTGAAGCGCAAGAAGCGGATTCTGTGTTGAGCTATTACCGCCAGCTGGCGGCGCTGCGCCAGACGGGGGAAGTTGCAGGCGTTCTGCAGCAGGGCACGTATACAGAGCTCTTGCGGGAAAATCCAGCCATTCTGGCCTTTATGCGCCACTTTGGCAACAGGGAAGTCTATACATTGGTGAACTTTACCGGCAGGGAACAGGCTTATGTCCTGCCGGAATTGCAGGAAGCGCGGCTGCTGCTGGAAAGTGTTCCCGGCAGCCGTAAGGGGATGCTTCGACCTTACGAAGCAGTTTTATACATCAAGGAAACAGGTGAAGGTTTATGA
- a CDS encoding HAD-IIB family hydrolase, producing the protein MKIGASDYDGTLFRQRTIAAEDVEGVKKWRAAGHKFGVVSGRDYGMLMPQLKFYGIESDYAVCNNGAIIFRADGTPLWQGSIPLKVLAEMVKEPSVDRSFHFAFSAEDRTYLYHDREGSWIMREALEWDFPIVKIEERQILSLPQIHQFCLGYHEASEADATSAVINAKYGAYVQAYPNGCSVDIVPAGVSKSQGINKLLELMNWQDAEVYAIGDESNDLPMLEAFDGFTVDTARDAIKARAREVYAGVGAMLAANL; encoded by the coding sequence ATGAAGATAGGCGCAAGCGATTATGATGGAACCTTATTCCGTCAGCGAACCATTGCGGCAGAAGATGTGGAGGGCGTAAAGAAATGGCGGGCGGCAGGCCACAAGTTTGGTGTGGTCAGCGGCCGGGATTACGGCATGTTGATGCCCCAGCTGAAATTTTACGGCATTGAATCCGACTATGCCGTATGTAACAATGGCGCCATTATCTTCCGAGCTGATGGTACGCCCCTGTGGCAGGGGAGCATTCCCCTCAAGGTGCTGGCGGAAATGGTCAAGGAACCATCCGTTGACCGTTCCTTCCATTTTGCTTTTTCGGCGGAGGACAGAACTTATCTTTACCATGACCGGGAAGGTTCCTGGATAATGCGGGAGGCCTTGGAGTGGGATTTCCCCATCGTGAAGATTGAGGAACGGCAGATTTTGAGTCTGCCGCAGATTCATCAGTTCTGTCTGGGATACCACGAGGCCAGTGAAGCCGATGCAACCAGTGCGGTCATCAATGCGAAGTATGGTGCCTATGTGCAGGCTTATCCCAACGGCTGCAGCGTGGATATTGTGCCAGCTGGTGTCAGCAAGAGCCAGGGGATTAACAAACTGCTGGAATTGATGAACTGGCAGGACGCAGAGGTTTATGCCATCGGTGATGAAAGCAATGATTTGCCGATGTTGGAAGCCTTTGACGGATTTACTGTGGACACGGCGCGGGATGCAATAAAGGCCCGCGCTCGGGAGGTCTATGCTGGTGTAGGTGCCATGCTGGCCGCTAATCTGTAA
- the mscL gene encoding large conductance mechanosensitive channel protein MscL codes for MIMVEEFKKFIMRGNVLDMAVGIIIGAAFGKIVTSFVNDILMPPIGLILGQVDFSNLFINLSSTPAATLAEAKAAGLPVIAYGAFLNAIIDFLIVAFAIFMLIKQVNRVMHKKEEEPAKEPRLCPYCKTEIPDEATKCPHCTSSL; via the coding sequence ATTATTATGGTAGAAGAATTTAAGAAATTTATCATGCGTGGCAATGTATTGGACATGGCTGTGGGTATCATCATCGGTGCTGCCTTCGGCAAGATTGTCACCTCCTTTGTCAACGACATTCTGATGCCGCCGATTGGTCTCATTTTGGGGCAAGTGGATTTCTCCAATCTGTTCATCAATCTGTCCAGCACGCCGGCTGCGACTTTGGCAGAGGCTAAGGCCGCTGGGCTGCCGGTTATTGCTTATGGTGCATTCTTAAACGCCATCATTGATTTTCTGATTGTAGCCTTTGCTATTTTTATGTTGATTAAGCAGGTTAACCGCGTGATGCACAAGAAGGAAGAGGAACCTGCCAAGGAACCGCGTCTTTGCCCTTACTGCAAGACGGAAATTCCTGATGAAGCAACGAAATGCCCACATTGTACATCGTCCTTGTAA
- a CDS encoding alpha amylase C-terminal domain-containing protein: protein MVKNKQLGLIAHDEWLAPYEDAIRGRHEHAVWKINQLTQNGKSSLSDFATGHLYYGLHKQGRGWVFREWAPNALDIYLIGDFSDWQEKEEFRCRHIPGTGDWELVIPAGKIKHKDLYKMKVHWRGGEGERIPAWATRVVQDENTKIFSAQVWNPRKKHTWHDAKFKPDTAPLLIYECHVGMAQDAEKVGTYKEFTEKILPRVKADGYNCIQIMAIQEHPYYGSFGYHVSSFFAPSSRCGTPEELKELIDTAHKMGLAVIMDIVHSHAVKNEVEGLGNLCGDPNQFFYPGDRHEHPAWDSLCFDYGKDDVMHFLLSNCKYWLEEFHFDGFRFDGITSMLYYSHGLGEAFMNYGDYFNGHQDDNAICYLTLANKLIHEINPHAITIAEDVSGMPGLAAKFEDGGYGFDYRLAMNVPDYWIKTIKDKKDEDWHPSSIFWEMTNRRADEKTISYAESHDQALVGDKTIIFRLIDADMYWHFSKDNRNGMVDRGIALHKMIRLVTASTINGGYLNFMGNEFGHPEWIDFPREGNGWGYKYARRQWHLVDDKNLCYHYLGDFDREMLATLKTVKNIQKQPVVEIWHNDGDQILAYSRGDLVFVFNFSPTQSFPDYGFLVPKGSYEVVLNTDAKEFGGNGLADDSVIHKTNFDPLYEKDGKEWLKIYIPARSAVVLRKNK from the coding sequence ATGGTAAAAAACAAACAATTAGGATTAATCGCGCATGATGAATGGCTGGCTCCATATGAGGACGCTATTCGGGGACGTCATGAGCATGCGGTTTGGAAAATCAATCAACTCACACAAAATGGCAAAAGCAGCTTGAGCGACTTTGCCACGGGACATCTCTACTATGGCCTGCACAAGCAGGGCCGTGGCTGGGTTTTCCGGGAATGGGCACCGAATGCCCTGGACATTTACCTGATTGGTGATTTCAGTGACTGGCAGGAAAAAGAGGAGTTTAGATGCCGTCACATCCCCGGCACCGGCGACTGGGAGCTTGTAATACCCGCCGGTAAAATCAAGCATAAAGATTTATACAAGATGAAGGTGCACTGGCGCGGCGGTGAAGGGGAACGCATTCCCGCCTGGGCAACCCGTGTGGTACAGGACGAAAACACCAAGATTTTCTCCGCTCAGGTTTGGAACCCGCGCAAGAAGCACACCTGGCACGATGCCAAATTTAAGCCGGACACCGCGCCGCTGCTTATCTATGAATGTCATGTAGGTATGGCGCAGGATGCCGAAAAGGTAGGCACCTATAAGGAGTTTACGGAAAAAATCCTGCCTCGGGTAAAGGCGGACGGCTATAACTGCATCCAGATTATGGCCATTCAGGAACATCCGTATTACGGCAGCTTTGGCTATCATGTAAGCTCCTTCTTCGCACCGAGCAGCCGCTGCGGCACGCCGGAAGAACTCAAGGAACTCATTGATACAGCACACAAGATGGGTCTGGCTGTTATCATGGACATCGTCCACAGCCATGCCGTCAAGAACGAAGTGGAAGGCCTCGGCAACCTCTGCGGCGACCCCAATCAGTTCTTCTATCCCGGTGACCGTCACGAACATCCGGCCTGGGACAGCCTGTGCTTTGACTACGGCAAGGACGATGTCATGCACTTCCTGCTGTCCAACTGCAAATACTGGCTGGAAGAATTCCATTTCGATGGTTTCCGCTTTGACGGCATCACCTCCATGCTCTATTACAGCCATGGTTTGGGCGAAGCCTTTATGAATTACGGCGACTACTTCAACGGCCATCAGGACGACAACGCCATCTGCTATCTGACACTGGCCAACAAGCTGATTCACGAAATCAACCCTCATGCCATCACCATCGCGGAGGATGTCAGTGGCATGCCGGGACTCGCGGCCAAATTCGAGGACGGCGGCTATGGCTTTGACTATCGTCTCGCCATGAATGTACCGGACTACTGGATTAAAACCATCAAGGATAAGAAGGACGAAGATTGGCATCCGTCCAGCATTTTCTGGGAAATGACCAACCGCCGCGCTGATGAAAAGACCATCTCCTATGCCGAAAGCCATGACCAGGCACTGGTTGGCGACAAGACCATCATCTTCCGCCTGATTGATGCCGATATGTACTGGCATTTCTCCAAGGACAACCGCAATGGCATGGTTGACCGTGGCATTGCCCTGCATAAGATGATTCGTCTGGTAACGGCTTCGACCATCAACGGCGGCTACCTGAACTTCATGGGCAACGAATTCGGCCATCCCGAATGGATTGACTTCCCACGGGAAGGCAACGGCTGGGGTTACAAATACGCCCGTCGTCAGTGGCATCTCGTAGATGATAAAAACCTCTGCTACCATTATCTCGGCGACTTCGACCGGGAAATGCTCGCCACCCTCAAGACCGTCAAGAACATCCAGAAACAGCCGGTTGTCGAAATCTGGCACAACGATGGCGACCAGATTCTGGCCTACAGTCGTGGCGACCTCGTCTTCGTCTTTAACTTCTCTCCGACCCAGTCCTTCCCGGACTACGGCTTCCTAGTACCGAAAGGTTCCTATGAAGTTGTACTCAACACCGATGCCAAGGAATTCGGTGGCAACGGCCTGGCGGATGACAGCGTGATTCACAAGACCAACTTTGACCCGCTCTATGAAAAAGACGGCAAGGAATGGCTGAAAATCTACATCCCGGCCCGCAGTGCTGTGGTTCTGCGCAAAAATAAATAA